A single Fibrobacter sp. DNA region contains:
- a CDS encoding NADH-quinone oxidoreductase subunit D, with translation MIVLDHRGKRQSLMPLNVGPSHPATHGCLRFLTAMDGETIVASVEEIGYLHRGFEKMVERGTWQQVVPYTDRLNYCSAIMNNIAYCRAVENMFGVEITERCKVLRVIVNELSRINDHFVCVAAAFQDLGGTTPFMYAFNPREEIMCIWEKLTGARLTNSYSRIGGLARDSYDGFEQDVLAALDSTEKALKDLHACLDRNRIFLDRTVGIGKISAEKAISYGWTGPCLRACGVASDLRKDEPYYDYETYDWEVVVGTQGDCNDRLQVRLAEIEESMKIVRQALKRLTPGPIDIVDPRIRVPSHKLAYQDMEGLIGRFKSVYEGIRVPEGEYYCGSECANGELGFTIISDGSGHPYRIKVRPPCLTQFAAFHELVEGGQLADSMAVLSGLNIIAGELDR, from the coding sequence ATGATTGTACTGGATCATAGAGGCAAGAGACAGAGCCTGATGCCCCTGAACGTGGGCCCGAGCCACCCGGCCACTCACGGCTGCTTGCGCTTTTTAACGGCCATGGACGGCGAAACCATCGTTGCAAGCGTCGAAGAAATCGGCTACCTCCACCGCGGGTTCGAGAAGATGGTGGAACGGGGCACCTGGCAGCAGGTGGTTCCTTACACTGACCGCTTGAACTATTGCTCCGCCATCATGAACAACATAGCCTACTGCCGTGCGGTAGAGAATATGTTTGGCGTAGAAATCACGGAACGCTGCAAGGTGCTCCGCGTGATTGTGAACGAACTTAGCCGTATCAACGACCACTTTGTGTGCGTGGCGGCTGCCTTCCAGGACCTGGGCGGCACGACCCCGTTCATGTATGCCTTTAACCCCCGTGAAGAAATTATGTGCATCTGGGAAAAGCTCACCGGTGCGCGCCTGACCAACAGCTACTCCCGTATCGGCGGTCTTGCCCGCGACAGCTATGACGGCTTTGAGCAAGATGTCCTTGCGGCCCTCGATTCTACCGAGAAGGCCCTGAAGGATTTGCACGCCTGCTTGGACCGTAACCGTATCTTCCTGGACCGTACCGTGGGCATCGGCAAGATTTCAGCCGAGAAGGCCATCAGCTACGGCTGGACTGGCCCCTGCCTCCGCGCCTGCGGTGTCGCATCTGACCTTCGTAAGGATGAGCCCTACTACGATTACGAGACCTACGACTGGGAAGTGGTGGTCGGCACTCAGGGCGATTGCAACGACCGTCTGCAGGTCCGCCTCGCCGAAATCGAAGAGTCCATGAAGATTGTGCGCCAGGCCCTGAAGCGCCTTACGCCAGGGCCCATCGACATTGTCGATCCACGCATCCGCGTGCCCTCGCACAAGCTGGCCTACCAGGACATGGAAGGCCTGATTGGCCGCTTCAAGAGCGTCTATGAAGGTATCCGCGTTCCCGAAGGGGAATACTACTGCGGGTCCGAATGCGCCAACGGCGAACTCGGCTTCACCATCATTTCTGACGGCTCTGGTCACCCCTACCGCATCAAGGTGCGTCCGCCTTGCCTTACGCAGTTTGCCGCATTCCACGAGCTTGTGGAAGGCGGTCAGCTGGCTGACTCCATGGCCGTACTTTCGGGCCTCAACATTATCGCTGGAGAACTTGACCGATGA
- the nuoB gene encoding NADH-quinone oxidoreductase subunit NuoB, translating into MTDVAEKPNFITSSLDFLVNWGRTNSLWPFPYGTACCAIEFMSTEVGRYDLSRIGSEYVRFTPRQSDVLLVSGTITYKQAPILKRIYEQMAEPRWVIAMGACACSGGFYDCYCTVPGIDHIIPVDVYIGGCPSRPEAFFDAMFDLQKKIKDESYMKQRTERVKEQLEMIKAKTAEAKEEAREFAHEKVAEFKELVAEKEKEFVEQTQFWKR; encoded by the coding sequence ATGACTGATGTGGCAGAAAAGCCGAATTTCATAACGTCCTCCCTTGACTTTTTGGTCAACTGGGGCCGTACGAATTCCCTTTGGCCGTTCCCCTACGGTACGGCCTGTTGCGCGATTGAGTTTATGAGTACCGAGGTGGGCCGTTACGACCTTTCCCGTATCGGTTCGGAATACGTGCGCTTTACCCCGCGCCAGTCCGACGTGCTTCTGGTGTCCGGGACCATTACCTACAAGCAGGCCCCCATCCTTAAGCGCATCTACGAGCAGATGGCCGAACCCCGCTGGGTGATTGCCATGGGTGCCTGCGCCTGCTCCGGCGGATTTTACGACTGCTACTGCACCGTGCCGGGCATCGACCACATCATCCCCGTCGATGTGTATATCGGCGGCTGTCCCAGCCGCCCCGAGGCCTTCTTCGACGCCATGTTCGACCTGCAAAAGAAGATCAAGGACGAGTCCTACATGAAACAGCGCACTGAGCGGGTCAAGGAACAGCTGGAAATGATCAAGGCAAAGACCGCCGAGGCTAAGGAAGAGGCCCGCGAGTTTGCCCACGAGAAGGTTGCCGAGTTCAAGGAACTGGTGGCTGAAAAAGAAAAAGAGTTTGTTGAACAGACCCAGTTCTGGAAGAGGTAG
- a CDS encoding NADH-quinone oxidoreductase subunit C, protein MNVDEIFSVLEEKFGATKESKDKWTVTAVVPAAYLHNAVQFLRDESAIKFEMLVDIAGVDYLTYPNHEGPRFAVDYAFKSMSTPGARIRLKVQVPEADLNVPTLTDLYANANWYEREVFDQFGIVFTGHPDLRRLLNHVEFVGHPLRKDYPAQKRQWLSTNDYLLPALEKRLEVLGYRVVQRSKEVETVDNEFLEGSIKE, encoded by the coding sequence GTGAACGTAGATGAAATCTTCTCCGTCCTGGAGGAAAAGTTTGGTGCGACGAAGGAGTCCAAGGACAAGTGGACGGTGACGGCGGTTGTGCCTGCCGCCTATCTGCACAATGCGGTCCAGTTCCTTCGCGACGAGTCGGCTATCAAGTTCGAGATGCTGGTAGATATCGCCGGTGTCGATTACCTGACTTATCCCAATCACGAAGGACCCCGCTTTGCGGTGGACTACGCCTTCAAGAGCATGTCCACTCCCGGTGCCCGGATTCGTCTGAAGGTGCAGGTTCCCGAAGCCGACCTGAATGTCCCCACCCTTACGGACCTGTATGCCAACGCCAACTGGTACGAGCGCGAAGTGTTCGACCAGTTCGGGATTGTGTTCACGGGCCATCCGGACCTCCGCCGCCTGTTGAACCATGTGGAATTTGTGGGCCATCCGCTCCGCAAGGATTACCCTGCCCAGAAGCGCCAGTGGCTTTCTACCAACGACTACTTGCTCCCCGCTTTGGAAAAGCGTCTGGAGGTGCTTGGCTACAGGGTTGTCCAGCGCAGCAAGGAAGTGGAAACCGTGGATAACGAATTTTTGGAAGGGAGTATCAAAGAATGA